A stretch of the Fibrobacter sp. UWR4 genome encodes the following:
- a CDS encoding ATP-binding protein: MNFKDLERLISQDETKSLELKKSTGELKEGMRSACAFLNSDGGILVFGISPSLKIIGQIVNESTRRDVAQIMSGIEPAVNPVVEYIDIPGKPGFQAIVLKFNPWVYGTRPYTFQGKPYYRVESVTKVMPRDLFDERIMQNRPRKYAWEMQPAENIRIEDLDEGRIRGAVRVGVEGGRISEMSLHASLEEILEKWELLENGVLNNAAAVLFSKKKTRDFELRMARFRGTDKLHFIDNQRVHGNFYELMDAGMAFFFKHLSLSGEITGWYREEHLDIPVAALREALINAICHRDYEKYQCSIGIAIYDDRIEIESPGLLPRELTPESIKLPHRSYPRNITLASVLYSTMVLENWGSGVKRIMDACKAEGAEEPSWFEETGFVVVSFPFNKLNGVEIKKNRGNSQNEPQNEPQNEPQNEPQKRKLNIEDIVKSNNTISINEIALSVGVSRITVKRDLKALGIKWEGPSKTGHWVKKEKEGREGEYYDTKKI, translated from the coding sequence ATGAACTTTAAAGACCTAGAAAGACTGATTTCGCAAGATGAAACAAAATCCCTGGAATTGAAAAAATCTACTGGGGAGCTGAAGGAGGGAATGCGCTCGGCCTGTGCATTCCTGAACTCTGATGGTGGAATTCTTGTATTCGGTATTTCTCCGTCTTTAAAAATTATCGGGCAAATCGTGAATGAGTCCACCCGTCGTGACGTGGCTCAAATAATGTCAGGAATTGAACCTGCCGTTAATCCTGTCGTGGAATACATTGATATTCCTGGAAAACCAGGATTTCAGGCTATAGTTTTAAAGTTTAATCCGTGGGTGTATGGCACAAGACCATACACGTTTCAAGGCAAGCCCTATTATAGGGTAGAAAGCGTGACTAAGGTAATGCCTCGCGATTTGTTTGATGAAAGAATCATGCAGAATCGCCCGAGGAAATATGCCTGGGAAATGCAGCCCGCCGAAAACATCCGTATCGAAGATCTTGACGAAGGCCGAATCAGAGGCGCTGTCCGTGTCGGTGTGGAAGGAGGACGCATTTCAGAAATGTCCCTCCACGCATCTCTTGAAGAAATCTTGGAGAAATGGGAACTGCTCGAAAATGGCGTTTTGAACAACGCTGCAGCCGTGCTGTTCTCTAAAAAGAAAACCCGAGATTTCGAACTGAGAATGGCGCGCTTTCGCGGAACAGACAAGCTCCATTTCATAGACAATCAACGGGTACACGGGAATTTTTACGAACTGATGGATGCAGGGATGGCTTTTTTCTTTAAGCATCTATCTCTTAGCGGCGAAATTACAGGCTGGTACAGAGAAGAACATTTGGATATTCCAGTAGCGGCATTGCGCGAAGCCTTGATCAACGCCATTTGCCATCGCGACTACGAAAAATACCAATGCTCCATCGGCATCGCCATTTACGACGATCGTATCGAAATAGAAAGCCCGGGACTACTCCCGAGGGAATTGACTCCAGAAAGCATAAAATTGCCGCACAGGTCCTACCCAAGAAACATCACCTTGGCGTCTGTATTGTACAGCACCATGGTTTTGGAAAACTGGGGTTCTGGAGTAAAGCGCATCATGGACGCCTGCAAGGCCGAAGGCGCCGAAGAACCTAGCTGGTTCGAAGAAACTGGATTTGTGGTAGTTTCATTCCCGTTCAACAAGCTAAACGGCGTTGAAATCAAGAAAAATCGTGGTAATTCCCAGAACGAGCCTCAAAATGAGCCCCAAAACGAGCCTCAAAATGAGCCCCAAAAACGAAAGCTCAACATAGAAGATATAGTAAAGTCCAACAATACTATTTCTATCAATGAAATTGCCTTGAGTGTAGGAGTAAGCCGTATAACGGTAAAAAGAGATTTGAAAGCCCTTGGCATTAAGTGGGAAGGCCCTTCAAAAACTGGACATTGGGTTAAAAAAGAGAAAGAAGGGCGAGAAGGAGAATACTATGACACCAAGAAAATCTAA
- a CDS encoding circularly permuted type 2 ATP-grasp protein produces the protein MSSQELEHRCKRLRNVLEENDLSSTVGVNHKGTDPLPLVIRPDEWSIIEKGIAQRARLFNALAADIYGDQKLWKEGKLPAALLYANPEFLQVAWKVKPAGDIYVHLSASDIVRLEDGSYRVMADHLQVPEGLGRALENRIGVSRAFPELFRSMRTERLAGFFKKLLDCLDGLQAEIGADAARGSSRAASGEGRVVMLASGPDSHRRAEDALLARYLGIPLVENDDLAVRNLQVYMKTLMGLKKIGAIFRRVEDRMCDPLELRIDSGEGAVGLISTVRAGNVAISNFLGSGVLETPMFTPYLPEICRTLLGEELLIPDVETVWLGDESRRDEVMREPEKWIFKKAFPEKVGANGNEVRKEAPKAYAAMTSTAQLALLQTLEENPEAWIAERYVEVSTVPAYKDGKFVTAKASMRIFAVNTMHGTSVMPGGLGMFQLVDGSLATSAAEPADKEVGEKDIWVLSERPVANFSLLAPADQVVMPSRAGGDLPSRAAENLFRLGRDLSASNMMARIARGIAVRLSDESWMEMPELPWILKAGISDDSLTKLSQDPENALRYFILRKDNKYGMQCSLTEIRDLAVQLRDRISEDLWLALNGFGVAEMPAGNGAAALLPYLKSVLSDSTAVAGLAADSMTRGHEWRFLEMGRQIESAIRTLQLIKSLLSRAPADEITNLRLLQAVLEIGDGLMTYHRRYGGRLQVTPVLDLLLSDESNPRSVAYQVARLREETEHLPGNNQGEAAFSPLDLELMRLQADLRLANIESLVQANGSERETLTKLVDEKIASIEHVAELISRLYLNHAPRTGVVHAMATEV, from the coding sequence ATGAGTTCGCAGGAACTTGAGCACCGCTGCAAGCGGCTCCGAAACGTGCTGGAAGAAAATGACCTTTCGTCGACAGTGGGCGTCAACCACAAGGGAACCGATCCCTTGCCCCTTGTGATTCGCCCCGACGAATGGTCCATCATCGAAAAGGGTATCGCCCAGCGCGCCCGACTTTTCAACGCATTGGCCGCCGACATTTACGGCGATCAGAAGCTTTGGAAAGAAGGCAAGTTGCCGGCGGCTTTGCTTTATGCAAACCCTGAATTTTTGCAAGTGGCCTGGAAGGTAAAACCTGCAGGCGACATCTATGTGCATCTTTCCGCTTCGGACATCGTGCGGCTGGAAGATGGTTCCTACCGCGTGATGGCAGACCATCTGCAAGTCCCCGAAGGTTTGGGACGTGCGTTGGAAAACCGCATTGGAGTAAGCCGTGCCTTCCCGGAACTTTTCCGCAGCATGCGTACGGAGCGCCTGGCAGGGTTCTTCAAGAAGTTGCTGGACTGCTTGGACGGATTGCAGGCTGAAATCGGAGCTGATGCCGCGCGGGGTTCGTCGCGGGCGGCAAGTGGCGAAGGTCGCGTGGTGATGCTGGCCAGCGGCCCTGACAGTCACCGTCGTGCAGAGGACGCACTGCTTGCCCGCTACCTGGGAATTCCTCTAGTAGAAAATGATGACCTTGCCGTCCGCAATTTGCAAGTGTACATGAAGACCCTCATGGGCCTCAAGAAAATCGGCGCCATTTTCCGCCGTGTAGAAGACCGCATGTGCGACCCGCTGGAACTGCGCATCGACAGCGGCGAAGGCGCCGTGGGCCTTATCAGTACTGTGCGTGCCGGCAATGTGGCCATTTCAAACTTTTTGGGTTCCGGCGTTCTGGAAACACCCATGTTCACGCCCTACCTGCCAGAAATTTGCCGCACCTTGCTTGGCGAAGAGCTGTTGATTCCCGATGTGGAAACGGTCTGGCTCGGCGACGAATCCCGCCGTGACGAGGTGATGCGGGAGCCGGAAAAATGGATTTTCAAGAAGGCCTTCCCGGAGAAGGTTGGCGCCAACGGAAACGAAGTCCGCAAGGAAGCGCCCAAGGCTTACGCCGCCATGACTTCTACAGCGCAGCTGGCCCTGTTGCAGACTCTGGAAGAAAATCCTGAAGCCTGGATCGCGGAGCGCTACGTGGAGGTTTCTACGGTGCCCGCCTACAAGGATGGAAAGTTTGTCACCGCAAAGGCTTCCATGCGAATCTTTGCAGTGAACACCATGCATGGAACTTCTGTAATGCCGGGTGGCCTTGGCATGTTCCAGCTGGTAGACGGAAGCCTTGCAACTTCCGCCGCAGAACCTGCCGACAAGGAAGTCGGAGAAAAGGACATCTGGGTCCTTTCCGAAAGACCTGTGGCAAACTTCTCGTTGTTGGCCCCTGCGGATCAAGTGGTCATGCCGTCGAGAGCTGGAGGCGATTTGCCTAGCCGCGCAGCAGAAAACTTGTTCCGCTTGGGTCGCGACTTGTCTGCGTCCAACATGATGGCCCGAATCGCCCGCGGTATCGCCGTGCGCCTTTCCGACGAATCCTGGATGGAAATGCCGGAACTGCCTTGGATTCTGAAGGCGGGAATCTCCGACGACTCCCTGACGAAGCTTTCTCAGGATCCGGAAAACGCCTTGCGCTACTTCATTTTGCGAAAGGACAACAAGTACGGCATGCAATGTTCCCTCACGGAAATCCGCGACTTGGCAGTACAGCTCCGTGATAGAATTTCCGAGGACTTGTGGCTGGCCTTGAACGGATTCGGCGTGGCGGAAATGCCTGCTGGAAACGGCGCCGCAGCCTTGTTGCCTTACCTGAAGTCCGTACTTTCCGACAGTACGGCTGTGGCAGGCCTTGCTGCAGACTCCATGACCCGCGGCCACGAATGGCGATTCCTTGAAATGGGTCGCCAGATCGAAAGCGCCATCCGTACGTTGCAATTGATCAAGAGTCTTTTGAGCCGCGCTCCTGCAGACGAAATCACGAACCTGCGATTGCTGCAGGCTGTGCTTGAAATCGGTGACGGCCTCATGACGTACCATCGTCGCTATGGCGGACGCCTGCAGGTCACTCCGGTTCTGGACTTGCTCCTTTCCGACGAGTCCAACCCGCGAAGCGTTGCCTATCAGGTTGCACGTCTCCGCGAAGAGACGGAACATCTGCCTGGCAACAACCAGGGCGAAGCCGCCTTCTCTCCGCTGGATCTGGAATTGATGAGATTGCAGGCAGACCTGCGCTTAGCTAACATCGAAAGTCTTGTTCAGGCAAACGGAAGTGAACGAGAAACATTGACCAAACTGGTAGACGAAAAGATCGCATCCATTGAACATGTGGCTGAATTGATCAGTAGGCTCTACTTAAACCATGCACCAAGAACTGGCGTTGTTCACGCCATGGCAACAGAAGTGTAA
- a CDS encoding P-loop NTPase fold protein, translating to MANSNEHIENYLKEYLQIDRPSYAVLIKGAWGSGKTYFVKDFIANNLGKKNNSTLKPVYVSLFGVKSKDDIDERIYEAVHNIFGKPISKLAFSVAKTAALVGANVLGGPAGQGAASGAMKEAEKIGKQLRKVNDNFVLFFDDCERAATNLIELLSFINPFVEDDGLHCVIVADENVWNEQFKEKNIKQKNIYEIANSTQEQNQTRQLRYQIDEIEEKSRTQSLRFVKEKVIGREFLIKTNVEDVLNQWLNTSDKSLGFSDRTKKLLKDNLDILLRVVSIANVSNYRAIRYSLMDFDLFIGGRIKQKKIPEYLLKNNEFNSLFIADFFSIHYAFYLGNLTEGEIGVETPDGERIKAYMHHSYEIPSTAWERHAEFYSSIERLSANTGDYGKKWFDVWKSWIKDGQYDVEYVRRLIKESIWFDKKLSSTYQKIYRWPFLPSSEGTEAIEAFYAALKDEALLNTNEIFSLFYHLYWYAKKGALKQSGDEFIKEMESYVQRVKAKNKLIYEELDSKDYILQYHSIYKEYEDKNEAFRNFLENMQQQAKEKQREKSKNDFFVCLESGNVKKIVKACSLISKCNGCDELFVLSDIDINRFVDVFLSYDPDSQNRIRTALVERYDCGRVKKEDELAFLKSLRCCVQEKFNEPIKDGALSKTTSQFGLHYFQMTLNKILGNREK from the coding sequence ATGGCAAATAGCAATGAACATATTGAAAACTATCTAAAGGAATATCTTCAGATTGATAGGCCTAGCTATGCCGTACTTATCAAAGGGGCATGGGGGTCCGGGAAAACATATTTTGTAAAAGACTTCATTGCAAATAATCTTGGCAAAAAAAACAATAGTACGCTAAAACCTGTTTATGTAAGTTTATTTGGAGTAAAATCTAAAGATGATATTGACGAACGAATTTACGAGGCAGTACACAATATTTTTGGGAAACCCATTTCTAAATTGGCATTTAGCGTCGCAAAGACAGCAGCGCTAGTCGGTGCTAATGTTTTAGGAGGTCCTGCTGGACAAGGAGCTGCTTCTGGAGCAATGAAGGAAGCCGAAAAAATTGGAAAGCAGTTGCGTAAAGTAAACGACAATTTCGTTTTGTTTTTTGACGATTGTGAAAGGGCTGCAACAAATCTGATTGAACTATTGAGTTTTATAAACCCGTTTGTTGAGGACGATGGTCTTCATTGCGTTATTGTTGCTGATGAAAATGTTTGGAATGAGCAATTTAAAGAAAAAAATATCAAACAGAAGAATATTTACGAGATTGCTAATTCTACACAAGAACAAAATCAAACGCGCCAACTAAGATACCAAATAGATGAAATTGAAGAAAAAAGTCGGACACAAAGCTTAAGATTTGTAAAAGAAAAAGTTATTGGCAGAGAGTTTCTTATAAAAACAAATGTCGAGGATGTTCTAAATCAGTGGCTCAATACTTCTGACAAGTCTTTGGGATTTTCGGATCGGACAAAAAAACTTTTAAAAGATAATCTCGACATCCTATTACGCGTAGTCTCTATTGCCAATGTTTCCAATTACAGGGCTATTCGCTACTCATTAATGGATTTTGATTTGTTTATCGGAGGACGAATAAAGCAAAAAAAGATTCCAGAATATCTCTTAAAGAATAACGAATTTAACTCTCTGTTTATTGCAGACTTCTTTAGCATACACTATGCATTTTATCTAGGTAATCTAACTGAAGGAGAAATTGGTGTTGAGACTCCCGATGGTGAGCGTATAAAAGCATATATGCACCACTCCTATGAAATTCCATCAACAGCATGGGAACGACACGCTGAATTTTATTCTTCCATTGAAAGACTTTCTGCAAATACAGGAGACTATGGGAAAAAATGGTTTGATGTATGGAAATCCTGGATAAAGGACGGCCAATACGATGTTGAATATGTTCGTAGATTGATAAAGGAGTCCATTTGGTTTGACAAAAAACTATCTTCTACCTACCAAAAAATATATAGATGGCCATTCTTACCATCATCAGAAGGTACTGAAGCGATTGAAGCGTTTTATGCGGCGTTAAAAGACGAAGCTCTTTTAAACACCAATGAAATTTTCTCATTATTCTACCATCTTTATTGGTATGCAAAAAAAGGTGCTTTAAAACAGTCTGGTGACGAATTTATCAAAGAGATGGAATCCTATGTACAGCGGGTGAAGGCAAAAAACAAACTGATTTATGAAGAACTGGATTCTAAAGATTACATTTTGCAGTATCACTCTATTTATAAAGAATATGAAGATAAAAACGAAGCGTTCCGAAATTTTTTGGAAAATATGCAACAACAGGCAAAAGAAAAACAAAGAGAGAAATCTAAGAATGATTTTTTCGTGTGTTTAGAAAGTGGAAATGTTAAGAAAATTGTAAAAGCATGTTCTTTGATTTCAAAATGCAATGGGTGTGATGAACTTTTTGTTCTTTCTGATATTGATATAAATCGATTTGTTGATGTTTTTCTTTCTTACGATCCGGACTCTCAAAATCGAATAAGAACAGCCCTAGTTGAACGATATGATTGTGGACGTGTAAAAAAGGAAGATGAATTGGCTTTTTTGAAATCACTACGATGCTGTGTCCAAGAAAAATTTAACGAGCCCATCAAAGACGGAGCACTATCAAAAACCACGAGCCAATTTGGATTACATTATTTTCAAATGACCTTGAATAAGATTTTGGGAAATCGAGAAAAATGA
- a CDS encoding restriction endonuclease subunit S, protein MSKDLSIIVQLGDVADLLVGYPFRSTCIPGGQGVLTCFLKDVDAGGVLNVLALKRVEGVSPSPSHLASEGDIVFRSRGTSFVAAVVPEVREHILVAAPMILIRVKDGVVLPEYLVWWINGAPGESYFKEHAKGTGIPLISKAVLEKMPLKLPSIEDQQKIIDLVNLNKKEQFLMSEIAIRKNLILEREISNYLESL, encoded by the coding sequence ATGTCGAAAGATTTATCCATAATTGTGCAGTTAGGGGACGTTGCCGACCTGTTGGTAGGCTATCCTTTTCGCAGCACTTGCATTCCAGGGGGACAGGGGGTACTTACCTGTTTTTTAAAGGATGTGGATGCCGGCGGAGTCCTTAACGTGCTTGCCCTAAAGCGTGTGGAGGGCGTGTCTCCTAGCCCCTCTCATTTAGCAAGCGAAGGTGACATTGTTTTCCGATCCCGTGGAACAAGTTTCGTAGCTGCCGTCGTACCCGAAGTTCGCGAACACATTCTTGTTGCCGCACCCATGATCCTCATTCGCGTGAAGGACGGCGTTGTTTTGCCTGAATATCTTGTTTGGTGGATAAATGGAGCGCCAGGGGAGTCTTATTTCAAGGAACACGCCAAAGGCACGGGGATTCCCCTAATAAGCAAGGCCGTCCTTGAAAAGATGCCCTTAAAATTGCCAAGCATCGAAGATCAGCAAAAAATCATTGACTTGGTCAACTTGAATAAAAAAGAACAATTTCTAATGTCAGAAATTGCCATTCGAAAGAACTTAATTTTAGAACGAGAAATTTCAAACTATCTGGAGTCGCTATGA
- a CDS encoding type I restriction-modification system subunit M, whose protein sequence is MTENNVKKIQQDDINAAAWAACDTFRGAVDPAQYKDYILVMLFLKYMSDVWRDHYEAYRKQYGDDESRIRRKLERERFVLPLVQLTNEKGNVIDEFTADYYSLYDRRTADNIGDLINIVLDKIETQNRLKLEGVFRNIDFNSEPNLGRTKDRNRRLKTLLEDFHKEELNMSPSRVSEDIIGNTYMYLLERFGTESGKKAGEFFTPFVVTELVAKLADPKEGDKICDPTCGAGGLLLQASKQIGGNNFALFGQESNGSTWALCRMNMFLHSTDSARIEWGDTLNNPMLVEKDKLMKFNAVVANPPFSLDKWGAENAESDPYNRFFRGIPPKSKGDWAFITHMVETSLVGEGRVVVVVPHGVLFRGASEGKIREAMIEENLLDAVIGLPENLFPTTSIPVAILVFDRSREKGGKNEKRKDVLFIDASREFVQGKKQNSLSEETITKIVNTYKKRKAIDKYAHLATLKEIKDNEYNLNIPRYVDTFEEEAPIDIDEVQKDIDRLEKELAEVRKLMAQKLKEIKR, encoded by the coding sequence ATGACCGAAAACAACGTCAAAAAAATTCAGCAAGACGACATTAACGCCGCAGCATGGGCCGCTTGCGATACATTCCGCGGTGCGGTTGATCCGGCTCAGTACAAGGACTACATCCTGGTGATGCTGTTCCTCAAATATATGTCCGATGTTTGGCGCGACCATTACGAGGCTTACCGTAAACAATATGGCGACGACGAATCCAGAATTCGCCGCAAATTGGAACGCGAACGCTTTGTCTTGCCCTTGGTCCAGCTCACGAATGAAAAGGGCAATGTGATAGATGAATTCACCGCTGACTACTACAGCCTTTACGATAGACGAACCGCAGATAATATTGGCGACCTTATCAACATCGTTTTGGATAAAATCGAAACTCAGAACCGCCTGAAGTTGGAAGGCGTTTTCCGTAACATTGACTTCAATTCCGAACCGAACTTGGGCAGAACCAAGGACCGCAACCGTCGCTTAAAAACACTTCTTGAAGATTTCCATAAAGAAGAATTGAACATGTCGCCCAGTCGCGTTTCCGAAGACATTATCGGCAACACCTACATGTACCTATTGGAACGATTCGGTACGGAATCCGGCAAGAAGGCGGGAGAATTCTTCACACCGTTCGTTGTAACGGAACTCGTGGCAAAACTCGCCGACCCCAAGGAAGGTGACAAGATTTGCGACCCCACTTGTGGCGCAGGCGGATTGCTGCTCCAGGCATCCAAGCAAATTGGCGGAAACAATTTCGCATTATTCGGCCAGGAATCCAACGGAAGCACTTGGGCACTTTGCCGCATGAACATGTTCCTGCATAGCACCGACAGCGCCCGCATCGAATGGGGCGACACGCTGAACAACCCCATGCTCGTTGAAAAAGACAAGTTGATGAAATTCAACGCCGTGGTTGCAAATCCCCCGTTCTCGCTAGATAAATGGGGTGCCGAAAATGCAGAAAGCGACCCTTACAACAGATTCTTCCGCGGTATTCCGCCCAAGAGTAAGGGCGACTGGGCCTTTATCACCCACATGGTCGAAACGAGCCTCGTTGGCGAAGGTCGCGTTGTCGTGGTTGTTCCCCACGGAGTTCTTTTCCGTGGAGCATCCGAAGGCAAAATCCGCGAAGCCATGATTGAAGAAAACTTGCTGGATGCAGTTATCGGCCTGCCCGAAAATCTGTTCCCGACCACAAGTATTCCGGTGGCAATCCTTGTATTTGACCGCAGTCGTGAAAAGGGCGGCAAGAACGAAAAACGCAAGGACGTCCTGTTCATTGACGCAAGCCGTGAATTTGTGCAAGGCAAAAAGCAGAATTCCCTTTCCGAAGAGACCATCACAAAAATCGTAAATACCTACAAAAAGCGCAAGGCCATTGACAAGTACGCTCACCTGGCCACCCTCAAGGAAATCAAGGATAACGAATACAACTTGAACATCCCGCGCTATGTGGACACCTTCGAAGAAGAAGCCCCCATTGACATTGACGAGGTCCAGAAGGATATTGACCGCCTTGAAAAGGAACTGGCAGAAGTCCGCAAGCTGATGGCGCAAAAACTCAAGGAAATTAAGCGGTAG
- a CDS encoding restriction endonuclease subunit S, with protein sequence MNLPNGWKKVKLGDVCSLLSGQDFAPELYSDETLGTPYITGASNFANNHIVLNRWTNCPRCIAHRGEILLVCKGSGFGTLAIADFESAHIARQIMALQNLKGVDRDFLFNVIATNFLNIKQKGCGLIPGIDRKTVLNISFALPPLAEQKKIAETLSVWDSAIEKMEKLVVLQNKRFQQMLKEHIVEKIDDGAWDTCRVGDLFDAVTRKNKENCKNVLTSSAQLGLVNQQEYYKKSVSALDVTGYYFADSHRQVNPI encoded by the coding sequence ATGAATTTGCCTAATGGATGGAAAAAAGTGAAGTTGGGAGATGTTTGTTCTTTATTGTCAGGTCAAGACTTTGCACCAGAATTATACAGCGATGAAACATTGGGAACCCCTTATATTACAGGGGCGAGTAATTTCGCCAACAATCATATTGTTTTAAATAGATGGACCAATTGTCCTAGGTGTATTGCTCACAGAGGTGAAATACTTTTAGTATGCAAAGGGTCCGGTTTTGGAACTTTGGCTATTGCAGATTTTGAATCAGCTCACATCGCCCGTCAAATTATGGCCTTGCAAAATTTGAAAGGCGTAGATAGGGACTTTTTGTTTAATGTAATTGCAACAAACTTTTTGAATATAAAACAAAAAGGATGTGGACTAATTCCTGGCATTGATCGGAAAACTGTATTGAATATTTCCTTTGCGTTACCTCCTCTTGCGGAACAGAAGAAAATTGCCGAGACTCTTTCTGTTTGGGATTCTGCCATTGAAAAAATGGAGAAGTTGGTGGTGCTTCAAAATAAAAGATTTCAACAAATGTTAAAGGAACATATTGTTGAAAAAATTGATGATGGAGCATGGGATACTTGCCGCGTAGGCGACCTTTTTGATGCCGTAACAAGAAAAAATAAAGAAAATTGTAAAAATGTACTGACATCTTCTGCGCAGCTAGGTTTGGTAAATCAGCAAGAGTATTACAAAAAAAGTGTTTCTGCTTTAGATGTTACAGGTTATTATTTCGCGGATTCTCATCGTCAAGTAAATCCGATCTAG